A portion of the Cervus elaphus chromosome X, mCerEla1.1, whole genome shotgun sequence genome contains these proteins:
- the GPR119 gene encoding glucose-dependent insulinotropic receptor: protein MESSVSFGVILAVLASLIIATNALVAMAVLPLIFKNDSVSLCFTLNLAVADALLGLAISGLVTDQLSSPARPTEKTLCSLRMAFVTSSAAASVLTVMLIAFDRYLAIKWPLRYFQIMNGFVVGTCLAGLWLVSNIIGFLPLGIHGFQQTTYRGSCSFFAVFHPRFVLTLSCVGFFPALLLFVFFYCDILKIASTHSQQIRNTEHAGALAGAHRPPRTPSDLKAVRTVAILIGSFTLSWSPFLITGIVQVACQECRLYLVLEQYLWLLGVGNSLLNPLIYACWQKEVRQQFSQMALAMKKGLAACLLLLARDGGPEGHRESVRYITTMSHLEPEG, encoded by the coding sequence ATGGAATCATCTGTCTCATTTGGAGTGATCCTTGCTGTCCTGGCCTCCCTCATTATTGCTACTAACGCCCTTGTGGCCATGGCGGTACTGCCGTTGATCTTCAAGAATGATAGCGTCAGTCTCTGTTTCACCTTGAATCTGGCTGTGGCTGATGCCTTGCTTGGCCTGGCCATCTCTGGCCTAGTCACAGACCAGCTCTCCAGCCCGGCTCGGCCCACGGAGAAGACGCTGTGCAGCCTTCGGATGGCATTTGTCACTTCTTCTGCAGCCGCCTCTGTCCTCACGGTCATGCTGATTGCCTTTGACAGGTACCTTGCCATCAAGTGGCCCCTCCGCTATTTCCAGATCATGAATGGGTTCGTGGTCGGGACCTGCCTTGCCGGGCTGTGGTTGGTGTCTAACATCATTGGTTTCCTTCCCCTCGGGATCCACGGATTCCAGCAGACCACCTACAGGGGGTCCTGCAGCTTCTTCGCTGTGTTTCACCCGCGCTTCGTGCTGACCCTCTCCTGCGTCGGCTTCTTTCCGGCCCTGCtgctctttgtctttttctaCTGTGACATACTCAAGATTGCCTCCACGCACAGCCAGCAGATCCGCAACACGGAGCATGCAGGAGCCCTGGCCGGGGCTCACCGGCCCCCACGGACCCCCAGTGACTTAAAGGCTGTGCGCACAGTGGCCATTCTCATTGGTAGCTTCACGCTGTCCTGGTCCCCATTCCTTATCACGGGCATTGTGCAGGTGGCCTGCCAGGAGTGCCGCCTCTACCTGGTGCTGGAGCAGTACCTGTGGCTGCTCGGCGTGGGCAACTCCCTGCTGAACCCACTCATCTATGCCTGTTGGCAGAAGGAGGTGCGGCAACAGTTCTCCCAGATGGCCCTGGCTATGAAGAAGGGGCTCGCCGCATGCCTTCTTCTCTTGGCCAGGGATGGGGGCCCAGAGGGGCACAGGGAAAGTGTGCGTTACATCACCACCATGTCCCACTTAGAGCCTGAAGGCTAA